In Pseudomonas sp. MM213, a genomic segment contains:
- a CDS encoding helix-turn-helix transcriptional regulator, whose translation MRPILTLRQYTHDLIVHSHDHAQLVFGLSGALDFEVDGHGSQVVQQSFVVVPSGFHHACGSANGSRCLVLDVPSDQWVVQSLGEHADASRRLLDNAGRLPLDAGQSQLVSWLAGSQVSDPLIAQQGAVLLLASLNNAKSEGVGGRRLPYAALNAHIDQYAAYPLQVADLARIAGLSSARLHARFVAECGQTPMDYIRSRRLHMAVSMLRDSALPVGEIASRVGYSSQSAFSAAVLREFGVSPGKLRREAGDK comes from the coding sequence ATGAGACCGATCCTCACGCTGCGCCAATACACTCACGACCTGATCGTCCACAGCCACGACCACGCGCAACTGGTGTTCGGGTTGTCGGGTGCGCTGGATTTCGAAGTCGACGGGCATGGCAGCCAGGTGGTTCAGCAGAGTTTCGTGGTCGTCCCGTCCGGCTTCCATCATGCGTGCGGCAGCGCCAATGGCAGCCGCTGCCTGGTGCTGGATGTGCCGAGCGATCAATGGGTGGTTCAGTCCCTTGGCGAGCACGCCGATGCCAGCCGCCGCTTGCTCGACAACGCAGGGCGCCTGCCGCTGGATGCCGGGCAAAGCCAATTGGTCAGTTGGCTGGCGGGCAGTCAGGTCAGCGACCCGCTGATCGCGCAACAAGGCGCGGTACTGTTGCTGGCCAGCCTCAACAACGCCAAAAGCGAAGGGGTGGGCGGTCGGCGCCTGCCGTACGCCGCATTGAATGCGCACATCGATCAATACGCGGCCTATCCGTTGCAAGTGGCCGATCTGGCGCGCATTGCCGGGCTGTCCAGCGCTCGGCTGCATGCGCGATTTGTCGCTGAATGCGGGCAGACGCCGATGGACTACATCCGCAGCCGTCGTTTGCACATGGCCGTGAGTATGTTGCGCGATTCAGCATTGCCCGTTGGCGAGATTGCGAGTCGGGTCGGCTACAGCTCTCAAAGTGCATTTTCAGCGGCGGTGCTGCGGGAGTTTGGTGTCTCACCCGGCAAATTGCGGCGCGAGGCTGGCGACAAATGA
- a CDS encoding sensor histidine kinase, protein MRSLFWRILASFWLAIALVAGLSILLGHMLNQDAWILSRHPGLNTLPEEWTQTYEAQGEEAAQDILEQRKRQYHIDVQVLNESGDPLVRGTFPRRAAAFEARQNNDDRRLPWRRLTAEYTSEKTGDTYLLIYRIPHPELDSWHRESLLWPLSALGIALVVLTLFSLFVTLSITRPLSRLRGAVHDLGQTTYQQNSLVKLANRRDEFGVLANDFNRMGSRLQSLIGSQRQLLRDVSHELRSPLARLRIALALAERANPEEREKLWPRLTRECDRLEALISEILVLARVDADNASAEDVDLNALLNSLQKDAQLGSPEQNVRLDAEPQLNLKGWPTMIERAVDNLLRNAQRFNPVGQSIEMQAVRQGERIVVSVRDHGPGVDAEHLSQLGEPFYRAPGQTAAGHGLGLAIARRAAERHGGSLVLANHPDGGFIASLELPLVPGAVVQP, encoded by the coding sequence GTGCGCTCATTGTTCTGGCGTATCCTGGCCAGCTTCTGGCTGGCCATCGCTCTGGTGGCAGGGCTGTCCATTCTGCTCGGGCACATGCTCAACCAGGACGCGTGGATTCTCAGTCGCCACCCGGGCCTCAATACCCTGCCCGAAGAATGGACGCAAACCTACGAAGCCCAGGGCGAAGAAGCCGCCCAGGACATTCTCGAACAGCGCAAACGCCAGTATCACATCGACGTTCAGGTGCTCAACGAAAGCGGTGACCCGCTCGTTCGCGGCACCTTTCCGCGCCGCGCGGCTGCCTTCGAAGCACGGCAGAACAACGATGACCGACGCCTGCCGTGGCGGCGTCTGACCGCCGAGTACACCAGTGAAAAAACCGGCGACACCTACCTGCTGATTTATCGTATTCCGCACCCGGAGCTGGACTCATGGCACCGCGAAAGCCTGCTCTGGCCACTGAGTGCGCTGGGCATCGCGCTCGTGGTGCTGACCCTGTTCAGCCTGTTCGTGACCCTGTCCATCACCCGACCGCTAAGCCGCTTGCGCGGCGCGGTGCATGATCTGGGGCAAACCACCTATCAACAGAACAGCCTGGTGAAACTGGCCAACCGTCGCGATGAGTTCGGCGTGCTCGCCAACGATTTCAACCGCATGGGCTCACGGCTGCAAAGCCTGATCGGCAGTCAGCGCCAATTGCTGCGCGATGTGTCCCACGAGTTGCGCTCACCGCTTGCCCGGTTGCGCATAGCGCTGGCACTGGCCGAACGGGCCAACCCCGAAGAACGGGAAAAACTCTGGCCGCGCCTGACCCGCGAGTGCGACCGCCTCGAAGCGCTGATCAGCGAGATCCTGGTACTGGCACGGGTCGATGCCGACAACGCCAGCGCAGAAGACGTTGATCTGAATGCGCTGCTCAACTCGCTGCAAAAGGATGCGCAACTGGGTTCGCCGGAGCAGAACGTTCGTCTCGACGCAGAACCGCAACTGAATCTCAAAGGCTGGCCGACAATGATCGAGCGCGCCGTGGACAACCTGCTGCGCAACGCCCAGCGCTTCAACCCGGTGGGGCAATCGATTGAAATGCAGGCAGTGCGTCAGGGTGAGCGGATTGTGGTGAGCGTGCGTGACCATGGGCCGGGGGTCGACGCCGAGCATTTGAGCCAGTTGGGTGAGCCGTTTTATCGGGCGCCGGGGCAGACGGCAGCGGGGCATGGTTTGGGATTGGCCATTGCACGCCGGGCGGCGGAGCGGCATGGCGGGAGTCTGGTGTTGGCCAATCATCCGGATGGCGGGTTCATTGCCAGTCTGGAATTACCTTTAGTACCCGGGGCTGTCGTCCAACCCTAA
- a CDS encoding DUF962 domain-containing protein, whose amino-acid sequence MENIRRFNSFAEFYPYYLSEHSNSTCRRLHFIGTTLVICILALTIGKGAWSMLLAVPLAGYSFAWVGHFFFEKNRPATFQHPFYSLLGDFVMFRDMILGRVPF is encoded by the coding sequence GTGGAAAACATCAGACGTTTCAACAGCTTCGCTGAGTTTTACCCGTATTACCTCAGCGAACACAGCAACAGTACCTGCCGACGATTGCACTTCATTGGCACGACGCTGGTTATTTGCATTCTGGCGCTGACCATCGGCAAAGGTGCCTGGTCGATGCTGCTGGCCGTTCCACTGGCGGGATACAGCTTCGCCTGGGTCGGGCATTTCTTCTTTGAAAAGAATCGTCCTGCAACCTTTCAACATCCGTTTTACAGCCTGCTCGGCGATTTTGTGATGTTTCGCGACATGATTCTGGGCCGCGTACCGTTCTAG
- a CDS encoding SelT/SelW/SelH family protein, with protein MTAHKPEIVITYCTQCQWLLRAAWLAQELLSTFGDDLGKVSLVPGTGGVFHIFCNDVQIWERKADGGFPEAKVLKQRVRDQIDPDRDLGHNDRTQ; from the coding sequence ATGACCGCGCATAAACCGGAAATCGTCATCACTTACTGCACGCAATGCCAATGGCTGTTGCGTGCGGCGTGGTTGGCGCAAGAACTGCTCAGTACCTTTGGCGACGATTTGGGCAAGGTGTCGCTGGTGCCTGGCACCGGTGGCGTGTTTCACATTTTCTGTAACGATGTGCAGATCTGGGAGCGCAAGGCTGACGGCGGTTTTCCGGAGGCCAAGGTACTCAAGCAGCGGGTCCGCGATCAGATTGATCCGGACCGCGACCTGGGCCACAACGACCGCACTCAGTGA
- a CDS encoding TrkH family potassium uptake protein, whose product MALPTLRLIGFIIGLFLITLAIAMVVPMATLLIFDRTGDLPSFLWASMITFVAGLALVIPGRPEHVHLRPRDMYLLTVSSWLVVCIFAALPFLLTQHISYTDSFFESMSGITATGSTVLNHLDDMSPGILMWRSLLHWIGGIGFIGMAVAILPLLRIGGMRLFQTESSDRSEKVMPRSHMVARLIVAAYVGITIFGSLAFWWAGMSPFDAINHAMSAISTGGFSTSDQSLAKWTQPAVHWVAIVIMILGSLPFTLYVATLRGNRKALIKDEQVQGLLGMLLVTWLVLTTWYWWTTQLHWLDALRHVALNVTSVVTTTGFALGDYSLWGNFSLMLFFYLGFVGGCSGSTAGGIKIFRFQVAYILLKANLNQLIHPRAVIKQKYNGHRLDEEIVRSILTFSFFFTITICVIALLLSLLGVDWMTALTGAASTVSGVGPGLGETIGPAGNFATLPDAAKWILSFGMLLGRLEIITVFVLCIPAFWRH is encoded by the coding sequence ATGGCGTTGCCGACCTTACGTCTCATTGGTTTCATCATCGGCCTCTTCCTGATCACGCTGGCGATCGCCATGGTCGTGCCCATGGCCACCCTGTTGATTTTCGATCGCACCGGCGATCTGCCGTCGTTCCTCTGGGCCAGCATGATCACCTTTGTCGCCGGCCTGGCGCTGGTGATCCCCGGCCGCCCCGAGCACGTGCACTTGCGCCCGCGGGACATGTACCTGCTGACCGTCAGCAGTTGGCTGGTGGTGTGCATCTTCGCGGCGCTGCCATTCCTGTTGACCCAGCACATCAGCTACACCGACTCATTCTTCGAAAGCATGTCCGGGATTACGGCCACCGGTTCAACGGTGCTCAATCACCTGGATGACATGTCCCCCGGCATCCTGATGTGGCGCTCGTTGCTGCACTGGATCGGTGGCATCGGCTTTATCGGCATGGCCGTCGCGATTCTGCCGTTGCTGCGTATCGGTGGCATGCGGCTGTTTCAGACCGAGTCGTCGGACCGTTCCGAAAAAGTCATGCCCCGTTCGCACATGGTGGCGCGTTTGATCGTAGCAGCCTACGTCGGCATCACCATTTTCGGCAGCCTGGCGTTCTGGTGGGCCGGGATGAGCCCGTTCGATGCGATCAACCACGCGATGTCGGCCATTTCCACCGGCGGTTTCTCCACCTCCGACCAGTCACTGGCCAAATGGACGCAACCGGCGGTGCACTGGGTGGCGATTGTCATCATGATTCTCGGCAGCTTGCCGTTCACCCTGTATGTGGCAACGTTGCGTGGCAACCGCAAGGCGCTGATCAAGGATGAACAGGTTCAAGGTTTGCTCGGCATGTTGTTGGTGACGTGGCTGGTGCTCACCACCTGGTACTGGTGGACCACTCAGTTGCATTGGCTGGACGCGCTACGGCATGTGGCGCTGAACGTGACGTCGGTAGTGACCACCACCGGTTTCGCACTCGGGGACTACAGCCTGTGGGGCAATTTCTCGCTGATGCTGTTCTTTTATCTGGGCTTTGTCGGCGGTTGCTCGGGATCGACTGCAGGCGGGATCAAGATTTTCCGTTTCCAGGTCGCCTACATTCTGCTCAAGGCCAACCTTAACCAGTTGATTCACCCGCGCGCGGTGATCAAGCAGAAGTACAACGGCCATCGCCTCGACGAAGAGATCGTGCGTTCGATCCTGACCTTTTCGTTCTTCTTCACCATTACCATCTGTGTGATCGCCCTGCTGTTGTCGCTGCTCGGCGTCGACTGGATGACCGCGCTGACCGGCGCCGCCAGTACCGTTTCCGGGGTCGGCCCGGGGCTGGGCGAAACCATTGGCCCGGCGGGCAACTTCGCCACCCTTCCGGATGCCGCCAAGTGGATTCTGTCGTTCGGCATGCTGCTCGGCCGACTGGAGATCATTACGGTGTTTGTTCTGTGTATTCCGGCGTTCTGGCGTCACTGA
- a CDS encoding MarR family transcriptional regulator has product MPLTDQHRFGMQLAQMSRGWRAELDRRLAGLGLSQARWLVLLHLARFDDAPTQRELAQSVGVEGPTLARLLDSLESQGLVQRQAVLEDRRAKKIVLCAPALPLIEQIETIATQLRHELFDGVDEADLKVCMRVHGHILANLEKS; this is encoded by the coding sequence ATGCCGTTAACCGATCAACACCGCTTTGGCATGCAACTGGCCCAGATGTCGCGCGGCTGGCGTGCCGAACTGGACCGCCGTCTGGCCGGCCTGGGTTTGTCTCAGGCGCGCTGGCTGGTGCTGCTGCACCTCGCGCGTTTTGACGACGCCCCGACCCAACGTGAATTGGCGCAAAGCGTCGGCGTCGAAGGGCCCACCCTGGCACGACTGCTCGACAGCCTGGAAAGCCAGGGCCTGGTTCAGCGCCAGGCAGTGCTCGAAGATCGCCGGGCAAAAAAAATCGTCCTCTGTGCACCGGCCCTTCCCCTGATCGAACAAATTGAAACCATTGCCACTCAACTGCGCCACGAGCTGTTCGACGGCGTCGATGAGGCGGATTTGAAGGTCTGCATGCGAGTCCACGGGCACATACTGGCCAACCTGGAAAAATCTTGA
- a CDS encoding DMT family transporter, protein MTPRTALGALHIGALMFGLTGVFGKLAAASPAVIVFGRAAFAVLALALFARFASHTRWQKLDAVDWRRLLLSGLLLAGHWVSFFIAVKVAGVAIATLGFASFPAFTVILEGLIFRERIRANEILLVVLVSVGLVLVTPDFDLASGATTGLLWAVGSGLLFALLSLTNRASSGRIPPVQAALCQNVVVALCLLPVAAPQLSEVRTIDWLWIGLLGVFCTGVAHSLFVASLAVIKARTAAVVFALEPVYGITMAWLLFNENPTLRMLIGGALIIVAIVVSSRLSGGSSKKVVAAEAASH, encoded by the coding sequence ATGACTCCCCGTACCGCCCTGGGCGCACTGCATATCGGCGCATTGATGTTTGGCCTGACCGGCGTGTTCGGCAAACTCGCCGCCGCCTCCCCCGCCGTTATCGTCTTCGGTCGTGCGGCCTTTGCCGTGCTCGCCCTGGCCCTTTTCGCACGGTTCGCCAGCCACACCCGCTGGCAAAAACTCGACGCCGTGGACTGGCGCCGATTGCTGCTCAGCGGTTTGTTGCTGGCCGGACACTGGGTGAGTTTCTTCATTGCGGTAAAGGTGGCGGGCGTGGCGATCGCGACCCTCGGTTTCGCCAGTTTCCCGGCGTTCACCGTGATCCTGGAAGGGTTGATCTTCCGCGAGCGAATTCGCGCCAACGAGATCCTGCTGGTGGTACTGGTGAGTGTTGGGCTGGTGCTGGTCACGCCAGACTTCGATCTGGCCAGCGGCGCCACCACCGGCCTGTTATGGGCGGTAGGTTCTGGCCTGCTGTTCGCGTTGCTGTCGCTGACCAACCGCGCCAGTTCCGGCCGAATTCCGCCGGTACAGGCTGCGCTGTGTCAGAACGTAGTGGTCGCGTTGTGTTTGCTGCCGGTAGCGGCACCGCAACTGAGCGAAGTGCGCACCATTGACTGGCTGTGGATCGGCCTGCTGGGAGTATTCTGTACCGGCGTCGCCCACAGTCTGTTCGTCGCCAGCCTCGCGGTGATCAAGGCACGAACCGCCGCCGTGGTATTTGCGCTGGAGCCGGTGTACGGCATCACCATGGCGTGGTTGTTGTTCAATGAAAATCCGACGCTGCGCATGCTGATCGGCGGCGCGTTGATCATCGTCGCGATTGTCGTGTCCAGCAGGCTCTCCGGCGGTTCAAGCAAGAAAGTGGTCGCTGCCGAAGCCGCGTCTCACTGA
- a CDS encoding UDP-2,3-diacylglucosamine diphosphatase, with protein MTSAELAKPSRKQRVRTLWISDVHLGTRDCQAEHLSQFLKGYHADKIYLVGDIIDGWKLRGGMYWPQAHTNVIRRLLTMSKRGTEVIYVTGNHDEFLRRYSKLILGNIQLVDEAVHVTADGRHLLVIHGDQFDVITRYHRWLAFLGDSAYEFTLTLNRWLNHWRARYGYGYWSLSAYLKHKVKTAVSFISDFEEAIAHECVKRELHGVVCGHIHHAEIRKVGEVDYLNCGDWVESCTALIEHWDGSIELYRLADAQAREAELKAIKIAEPA; from the coding sequence ATGACCAGCGCCGAGCTCGCCAAACCCAGTCGTAAGCAACGTGTGCGGACCTTGTGGATTTCCGATGTGCATCTGGGCACCCGGGATTGCCAGGCCGAGCACTTGTCGCAGTTTCTCAAGGGCTACCACGCGGACAAGATCTACCTGGTCGGCGACATCATCGATGGCTGGAAGCTGCGCGGCGGCATGTACTGGCCCCAGGCGCACACCAACGTGATCCGTCGTCTGTTGACCATGAGCAAGCGCGGCACCGAGGTGATTTATGTCACTGGCAACCACGACGAATTCCTGCGCCGTTACTCGAAGCTGATTCTGGGCAACATCCAGTTGGTGGATGAGGCCGTGCACGTGACCGCCGACGGCCGTCATTTGCTGGTGATCCACGGCGACCAGTTTGACGTGATTACCCGCTATCACCGCTGGCTGGCGTTCCTCGGCGACTCGGCCTACGAATTCACCCTGACCCTCAACCGCTGGCTCAACCATTGGCGTGCCCGGTATGGCTACGGTTACTGGTCACTGTCGGCGTACCTCAAGCACAAAGTGAAAACCGCGGTCAGCTTCATCAGCGACTTCGAAGAAGCCATCGCCCACGAATGCGTCAAACGCGAGTTGCACGGCGTGGTGTGCGGGCACATTCACCATGCCGAGATTCGCAAGGTGGGCGAGGTGGATTACCTCAATTGCGGGGATTGGGTGGAGTCGTGTACGGCGCTGATCGAACATTGGGATGGTTCGATCGAGTTGTACCGGTTGGCGGATGCCCAGGCGCGGGAGGCGGAGTTGAAGGCCATCAAAATCGCGGAGCCCGCGTAG
- a CDS encoding FimV/HubP family polar landmark protein: MLESWHVVLRCCARLLLAGGFVSYSALAPALGLGEITLHSALNQPLRADIALVDAVGLEEGELSVSLATADEFSRAGVERLFFLNDLKFTPILRGNRSLIRVSSNKAVNEPFLNFLVQLNQPNGRVLREYTVLIDPPGTPGITPVTDEPAASSPNSPFPSVTPAVAPPPVAKKTAQAKVEPPAAVPVIDPVAEQLTASVLQNQQLQKTVDELNAKLQAQDEQIAGQKKQITELQTRLAEVQQAPPVTPQAVVPAPVVGQEPEAFNWPLIIGLLALLGLVLGLIVRRQRQQIQALPEDLPVLPSRHEPVLDRTVAPVVKAAPVHHEETPSGDVLEGVGIYLTYGRFSEAAALLRDALVKEPQRTDLAVQLLEVLGKQGDVPAYDAQESSLRDAGFDSRQLQEIRARYPKLNSAVPEAATSVITTPVKTEAAPSDEFQLNLEDLSMDSSWDLVSPFENPKPSDEPPKPEEPTLGEPELEWIAEPDSQSLDDDFLNEFADAGQSLELVPLKQEPVEPTNAGKLEQAQTCIDDGDLDSAIELLNELLKDGDEPLKQTARTLLAGIR; this comes from the coding sequence ATGCTTGAGAGTTGGCACGTTGTATTGCGGTGTTGCGCCAGGCTGCTGCTGGCCGGTGGGTTTGTCAGCTACTCGGCATTGGCGCCTGCACTGGGCCTGGGTGAGATCACCCTGCATTCGGCGCTCAATCAACCGTTGCGTGCCGACATCGCCCTGGTGGATGCCGTCGGTCTGGAGGAGGGCGAGCTGTCGGTCAGCCTGGCGACGGCAGACGAGTTCAGCCGTGCCGGTGTCGAACGGCTTTTCTTTCTCAATGACCTGAAGTTCACACCGATCCTGCGGGGCAATCGCAGCCTGATCCGGGTGAGCTCCAACAAAGCGGTCAACGAACCCTTCCTGAATTTTCTCGTGCAACTGAACCAGCCGAACGGCCGTGTGCTGCGCGAGTACACCGTGCTGATCGATCCTCCGGGAACGCCGGGCATTACTCCGGTCACTGACGAACCCGCCGCCAGTTCACCGAACTCTCCATTTCCGAGCGTTACACCCGCCGTTGCGCCTCCACCCGTAGCGAAGAAAACCGCCCAGGCGAAGGTTGAGCCGCCGGCCGCTGTACCGGTGATTGATCCTGTCGCAGAACAGCTGACTGCCAGCGTGCTGCAAAATCAGCAACTGCAAAAAACCGTCGATGAGTTGAATGCGAAGCTGCAGGCTCAAGACGAACAGATCGCCGGCCAAAAAAAACAGATCACCGAATTGCAAACCCGCCTGGCGGAGGTCCAGCAAGCACCGCCGGTCACGCCGCAAGCCGTGGTGCCTGCCCCGGTCGTGGGACAAGAGCCGGAGGCGTTCAACTGGCCGCTGATTATCGGGTTGCTGGCGCTGCTGGGGCTGGTGCTGGGGCTGATTGTTCGTCGGCAACGACAGCAGATTCAGGCATTGCCCGAAGATCTCCCGGTTTTACCGTCACGGCATGAACCGGTGCTTGATCGAACCGTAGCGCCGGTTGTGAAGGCCGCCCCTGTGCATCACGAAGAAACGCCGTCCGGCGATGTGCTGGAGGGTGTGGGCATCTATCTGACGTATGGGCGTTTTTCCGAAGCGGCGGCATTGTTGCGAGATGCCCTGGTCAAGGAACCACAGCGCACGGATCTGGCGGTGCAACTGCTGGAAGTCCTCGGTAAACAAGGGGATGTGCCAGCCTATGATGCGCAGGAGAGCAGCTTGCGAGACGCCGGGTTCGATTCCCGGCAACTTCAGGAAATCCGTGCCCGCTACCCGAAGCTGAACAGCGCGGTGCCCGAGGCTGCGACCAGCGTTATCACGACTCCGGTAAAAACCGAAGCAGCGCCGAGCGATGAGTTCCAGTTGAACCTGGAGGACCTGTCGATGGATTCGAGTTGGGACCTGGTCAGTCCATTCGAAAACCCTAAACCCTCGGACGAACCGCCCAAACCCGAAGAACCGACCCTGGGCGAGCCCGAGCTGGAATGGATCGCCGAACCGGACTCACAGTCTCTGGACGACGATTTTCTCAATGAATTCGCCGATGCAGGTCAGTCGCTTGAGCTTGTACCGCTGAAACAGGAACCGGTGGAACCGACCAACGCAGGCAAACTGGAACAGGCTCAGACCTGCATCGATGACGGCGATCTGGACAGCGCCATCGAGCTGCTGAACGAGTTGCTCAAGGACGGTGATGAGCCACTCAAACAGACTGCGCGGACCTTGTTGGCCGGCATCCGCTGA
- a CDS encoding NAD(P)H nitroreductase, with product MQALDALLNRVSVPRLIDPAPTAEQREVLFNAAMRAPDHGHLQPWRFLTVEGAAREQMGELLAEAAKLQDSEASEAVLDKARNGPLRAPLVVVVIARLQDHVKYPKSEQLLAAGCAAHGVLLAAYAQGIGAVWRTGELAYSAHVAKGLGLAEGEEVIAFLYLGTPLKEPRVAEKVDLAEFVSVWPSKP from the coding sequence ATGCAGGCTCTCGACGCTTTGCTCAACCGTGTTTCCGTTCCACGACTGATCGACCCGGCCCCTACCGCCGAGCAGCGCGAAGTGCTGTTTAACGCCGCGATGCGTGCGCCGGACCACGGCCATTTGCAGCCTTGGCGCTTCCTGACAGTCGAAGGTGCAGCGCGCGAGCAGATGGGCGAGTTGCTGGCCGAAGCCGCGAAACTGCAGGACAGCGAAGCGTCCGAAGCGGTGCTGGACAAGGCCCGCAATGGTCCGCTGCGCGCACCGTTGGTGGTCGTGGTGATCGCGCGGTTGCAGGATCACGTCAAGTATCCGAAGTCCGAGCAGTTGCTCGCGGCCGGCTGTGCGGCGCACGGGGTTCTGCTGGCAGCCTATGCGCAAGGTATTGGCGCGGTCTGGCGCACCGGTGAGCTGGCGTATTCGGCGCATGTGGCCAAAGGGTTGGGGTTGGCTGAAGGGGAAGAGGTGATTGCTTTCCTGTACCTGGGCACGCCGCTGAAAGAACCGCGCGTTGCAGAGAAAGTCGATCTGGCTGAATTCGTCAGCGTCTGGCCTTCAAAACCCTAA
- a CDS encoding HD domain-containing protein, with translation MNANARFTHMQDGTQEDWAIIAADFSAYARQLPQRIMAHLKLLEGDFGGFPVDRLTHSLQTASRAWRDGRDEEYVVCALLHDIGDTLGSYNHPDIAAAILKPFVSAENVWMVEKHGIFQGYYFFHHLGMDRHLREQFSGHPQYQATIEFCAKYDAAAFDPEYETLPLSFFEPMMERLFAHPKNSIYRAAMEEHAPA, from the coding sequence ATGAATGCCAATGCCCGCTTCACCCACATGCAGGACGGCACGCAGGAAGACTGGGCGATCATCGCCGCCGACTTCAGTGCCTACGCGAGGCAATTACCACAACGGATCATGGCGCACCTGAAACTGCTGGAGGGTGATTTTGGCGGGTTCCCGGTGGATCGCCTGACCCACTCCCTGCAAACCGCCAGCCGCGCCTGGCGCGATGGCCGCGACGAAGAGTACGTGGTGTGCGCCCTGCTTCACGACATCGGTGACACGTTGGGCTCCTACAACCACCCGGACATCGCGGCGGCGATCCTCAAGCCATTTGTCAGCGCCGAGAATGTGTGGATGGTGGAGAAACACGGGATTTTCCAGGGTTACTACTTTTTCCATCACTTGGGGATGGACCGGCATTTACGCGAGCAATTCAGCGGGCATCCGCAGTATCAGGCGACCATCGAGTTTTGCGCGAAGTATGATGCGGCGGCGTTTGATCCCGAGTATGAAACGTTACCGCTGAGCTTCTTCGAGCCGATGATGGAGCGGTTGTTTGCTCATCCGAAGAACTCGATTTACAGGGCGGCGATGGAAGAACACGCGCCGGCCTGA
- a CDS encoding AraC family transcriptional regulator has protein sequence MSERTTSASWAMGIVKALEMDGLDCRVLFKQLGLDYASLDDPDARFPQDSMTRLWQRAVELSGNPAIGLNMGKVVRPASFHVAGYALMSSQTLAEGFQRLVRYQRIIAESADLSFRLLDEGYALILTVHGDHLPPTRQSAEASLACALALCGWLTGRTLQPRKVLVQGEQPVDLEPYKQAFHAPLVFNAPYDALIFERADMEAPLPTANEAMALLHDRFAGEYLARFSESRVTHKARQVLCRLLPQGEPKRDTVAQTLHLSQRTLQRRLQEEGTSFQTLLDDTRRELAEQYLAQPSMTLLEIAYLLGFADPSNFFRAFRRWFDATPGEYRVRLMDAPNQVSDARTPEYTEQTP, from the coding sequence ATGAGCGAACGAACGACTTCTGCAAGCTGGGCGATGGGGATTGTCAAAGCACTGGAGATGGACGGCCTGGATTGCCGGGTTCTGTTCAAGCAGCTGGGGCTCGACTATGCGTCACTGGACGATCCGGATGCGCGCTTCCCGCAAGATTCCATGACACGCCTGTGGCAGCGCGCGGTCGAGCTGTCCGGTAACCCGGCGATTGGCCTGAACATGGGCAAGGTCGTGCGACCGGCGTCATTCCACGTGGCTGGGTACGCCTTGATGTCCAGTCAGACCCTGGCCGAAGGCTTCCAGCGTTTGGTGCGTTATCAGCGGATCATCGCCGAAAGTGCCGACCTGAGTTTCCGTCTGCTGGATGAAGGGTATGCCCTGATTCTGACGGTCCACGGCGACCATCTGCCGCCGACCCGACAAAGTGCCGAAGCCTCGCTGGCCTGCGCGCTGGCGCTGTGCGGCTGGCTGACCGGGCGCACCCTGCAACCGCGCAAGGTGTTGGTGCAGGGCGAACAGCCCGTCGATCTCGAACCGTATAAACAAGCCTTCCATGCGCCGCTGGTGTTCAACGCGCCTTATGACGCGCTGATTTTCGAGCGCGCCGACATGGAAGCTCCGCTGCCAACCGCCAATGAGGCCATGGCGCTGCTGCATGACCGCTTTGCCGGGGAATACCTGGCGCGCTTTTCCGAAAGCCGCGTGACCCACAAGGCCCGTCAGGTGTTGTGCCGTTTACTGCCCCAGGGCGAACCCAAGCGCGATACCGTGGCGCAGACGCTGCACTTGTCGCAACGGACGTTGCAGCGACGCTTGCAGGAAGAGGGCACGAGTTTTCAGACGCTGCTCGATGACACCCGGCGCGAACTGGCCGAGCAGTATCTGGCGCAACCGAGCATGACCCTGCTGGAAATTGCCTACCTGTTGGGGTTCGCCGATCCGAGCAATTTCTTCCGCGCCTTCCGACGCTGGTTCGATGCCACCCCCGGCGAGTACCGGGTGCGGCTGATGGATGCGCCGAACCAGGTCAGTGACGCCAGAACGCCGGAATACACAGAACAAACACCGTAA